From a region of the Thermosipho melanesiensis BI429 genome:
- a CDS encoding YggT family protein, protein MFIFGNFLIGLGIAIRILINIEIMFIVISAILSWFPISQNIYYYFQALADIVEKPIRRFLPRIGPIDISPLISIVLLVFLDRFLIQSIIELGYLMK, encoded by the coding sequence GTGTTTATTTTCGGCAATTTTTTAATTGGATTAGGTATTGCAATACGTATACTTATAAATATTGAGATAATGTTTATAGTTATTTCCGCTATTTTAAGTTGGTTTCCTATTTCACAAAATATTTATTATTACTTTCAAGCACTTGCCGATATAGTAGAAAAACCAATTAGAAGATTTCTTCCAAGGATAGGGCCAATTGACATTTCTCCTTTAATAAGTATAGTTTTGTTGGTATTTTTAGATAGATTCTTAATACAGAGTATAATTGAATTGGGGTATTTAATGAAATGA
- a CDS encoding NAD(+) kinase, which translates to MKVLGIFHKPSLKSVAEKFSEILFDENFHVEYVGSEIPSIEVDLTLVLGGDGTFLKAAHKVRNPLVGFKGGRLGFLSSYTLGDFDKFLEDLKNENFERDIRYFLKAGDFYTLNEVLLIRDPVQKMVDIQIFFQDGDFYFHADGLIISTPTGSTGYSLSLGGPIMLPNVNSFVITPVAPQFLASRSIIVPDDEEIIVRIDQEINLILDGMDFGKVREVNLKKSRRRIVILRPKDYNFSKSIKEKLGYGKRFL; encoded by the coding sequence ATGAAAGTTTTAGGAATTTTTCATAAACCAAGTTTAAAAAGTGTTGCAGAAAAATTTAGTGAAATTCTTTTTGATGAAAATTTCCATGTAGAATATGTTGGAAGTGAGATTCCGAGTATAGAAGTGGATTTAACTTTGGTATTAGGCGGAGATGGAACATTTTTGAAAGCGGCTCACAAGGTAAGGAATCCACTTGTTGGTTTTAAAGGTGGACGACTTGGATTTTTATCTAGTTATACGCTAGGTGACTTTGATAAATTTTTGGAGGATTTGAAAAACGAAAATTTTGAAAGGGATATAAGATATTTTTTAAAGGCAGGAGATTTCTATACCTTAAATGAAGTTCTCTTGATTAGAGATCCTGTACAAAAAATGGTTGATATACAGATATTCTTTCAAGATGGAGATTTTTATTTCCATGCTGATGGGTTAATTATAAGTACCCCAACAGGATCAACCGGTTATTCGCTATCGTTAGGTGGACCTATAATGCTTCCAAATGTTAATTCGTTTGTTATTACACCAGTTGCTCCACAATTTTTGGCATCTAGAAGTATCATTGTACCTGATGATGAAGAAATTATTGTGAGGATTGATCAGGAAATAAATTTAATATTAGATGGTATGGATTTTGGAAAGGTTAGAGAAGTTAATCTTAAAAAGTCTAGAAGGAGGATAGTTATTTTAAGACCAAAAGATTATAATTTTTCCAAATCTATAAAAGAAAAATTAGGATATGGAAAGAGATTTTTGTAA
- a CDS encoding phosphate signaling complex PhoU family protein, with protein MDWILKENIEELKKMVLKEGWLIESLLNQVLNALKERDKEAVLNALKNENEINVMDMKIKEKALIILSTLMPMSKDLRMVTGSFVISSYFQDISEKTLDIARKILELIKEPQLKPLITIPEMTKISLIMLRESMRMFADQNILGAESICEKDAEIDNFFDDIRKELMVYMMEDARYVKRALILLEISQKIEEIADIATKIVETTSYIITGRQYKCFGDKLHTIETLEDMGDKI; from the coding sequence ATGGATTGGATATTAAAAGAAAATATAGAAGAATTAAAAAAGATGGTTTTGAAAGAAGGTTGGCTTATTGAATCTCTTTTAAATCAAGTTTTAAATGCTTTAAAAGAAAGAGATAAGGAAGCAGTGTTAAACGCTTTAAAAAATGAGAATGAAATTAATGTAATGGATATGAAGATAAAGGAGAAGGCTTTAATTATTTTATCTACTTTAATGCCCATGTCCAAAGATTTAAGGATGGTAACGGGAAGTTTTGTAATTTCAAGTTATTTTCAAGATATTTCTGAAAAAACACTTGATATTGCCAGAAAAATTTTGGAATTAATTAAAGAACCACAATTAAAACCACTTATTACTATACCAGAAATGACTAAAATTTCTTTGATAATGTTAAGGGAAAGTATGAGAATGTTTGCTGATCAAAATATATTGGGGGCTGAATCAATTTGTGAAAAGGATGCTGAAATTGACAATTTTTTTGATGACATTAGAAAAGAATTAATGGTTTATATGATGGAAGATGCAAGGTATGTAAAAAGGGCTTTAATATTATTAGAAATCTCTCAAAAGATTGAAGAAATAGCAGATATTGCAACAAAGATAGTGGAAACAACTTCGTACATAATAACCGGTAGGCAATATAAATGTTTTGGCGATAAATTGCATACCATAGAGACTTTAGAAGATATGGGGGATAAAATTTGA
- a CDS encoding LptF/LptG family permease produces MRVLTKYILKLSIGPFIMGVAAFVLFASVELLYQLSDIIVRHRVGILKLFELIYYNLPYFVSMGIPVGVLFSIFWVLSQLYSSKEITAMLVHGIPSRKLVYPFFLLSVLFGLFAFYLNDQMVPTFNHKAMKTISKYVYKRPEISIRENVLTKIDESQYFFVKRYDQSSGILYDVVLFQHIQGEERIITAEKVQKDEGKWFLINGKMYVTDKDGFLKFDVNFSKISLDLKDDLESLMRVGKSPRDMTGDELKNKIKTFRKLGVDPSPWIVELHGRYANSVGPFIITILGVPLSLLFGLKSKSWSVIFTFAIVILYQGSGAWISAMGKENLLNPVLAAWFPNLVFISVGLFLFLMLDTPFAYKLRELLSKFMIVIFLIVISTNVFSNTITLEASNVIYKDNFIHAKENVRIFWDENILTSSEATILVENSKAKILEAYGNVKFNKEGKVYNAKYVKYFFSEKKSYAVRVRGVEKYKSKKGKVDLYFGAENFEKKKGYINLNEAYITTCELEKPHYRVEALDVYIYEDRYLVAENSMLFLFEFPFFPYPVYFSSLSEDSKSPFSFSFSIDSKLNFSTRQEYSLYVDNYLLSTTFETGEGSNLIFTILDGKEKIFYIDYGKKYLLVDLGYLEYNTRWDLKTTNLKLTFFPFYYSESLNTLWFKRIGVSFKTKSYFFDLNLNRNDKEFSINNVFSLSGLKKDLDFTELYISNFRFISSVKKISEEILFDETGSYNVSFKDKFYTTNFSGNLKNESYVSKIFHKFNLPFEYKSDFFDVNFEYNFGLSCYNALTDKYYLRLGLYDAYKLSGNLKFEVLELKPEYGYRKNFRDEATNTEYNKFSIRLYVKSKFLNFLLTQGYDFFYNKMLNDKIMVKFSWNKFFLQADTEYDFKLKKLNPSSVKISYVDSSIPLNYSANFKYYHMEQIPVREITHLVTFQKLKGRVRQSIEENYIKNAYFKGSFFVNKCENILELNYLKKSKDSDPSYTLNYKLKSGDDTFLLGYKSNYKYLEIGVNLKSIDPGLILDAVYNFETEKFKELKISILKRLHHWMFEFSSEFEFNDDGIFDLDDVNKLSVLFYIIEFEDKFFGWDFKENKPNIGLF; encoded by the coding sequence TTGAGGGTTTTAACAAAGTATATCTTAAAGCTTTCAATAGGTCCTTTTATAATGGGTGTTGCTGCATTTGTTTTGTTTGCAAGTGTTGAGTTACTTTATCAACTATCGGATATAATTGTAAGGCATAGGGTTGGTATACTTAAACTTTTTGAGTTAATATATTATAATCTTCCGTATTTTGTTTCTATGGGAATACCAGTCGGTGTTTTGTTTTCTATATTTTGGGTTTTGTCACAACTTTATAGTTCTAAAGAAATTACTGCTATGCTAGTCCATGGAATTCCATCAAGAAAATTGGTTTATCCATTCTTTTTATTATCTGTTTTGTTTGGCCTTTTTGCATTTTATCTAAATGATCAAATGGTTCCAACATTTAACCACAAGGCAATGAAGACTATTTCAAAGTATGTGTATAAAAGACCGGAGATTTCTATTAGGGAAAATGTCTTAACAAAAATAGATGAATCACAATATTTTTTTGTGAAAAGATATGATCAATCAAGTGGGATCTTGTACGATGTAGTCCTCTTTCAACATATTCAAGGAGAAGAACGTATAATTACAGCAGAGAAGGTTCAAAAAGATGAAGGAAAGTGGTTTTTGATAAACGGAAAAATGTATGTAACAGACAAAGATGGTTTTCTAAAGTTTGATGTAAATTTTTCGAAAATTTCTTTGGATTTAAAGGATGATTTAGAAAGTCTAATGAGAGTTGGAAAATCTCCACGAGATATGACTGGCGATGAATTAAAAAATAAAATTAAAACTTTTAGGAAGTTGGGGGTAGATCCTTCCCCGTGGATTGTGGAGTTACATGGAAGGTATGCGAATTCTGTTGGGCCCTTTATAATAACTATTCTTGGAGTTCCATTGTCTTTGTTATTTGGATTAAAAAGTAAATCCTGGAGTGTGATTTTTACCTTTGCTATAGTTATTTTGTATCAGGGTTCTGGTGCTTGGATTTCTGCAATGGGTAAAGAGAATCTTTTAAATCCAGTGCTTGCAGCATGGTTTCCAAATTTAGTATTTATTTCGGTGGGTTTATTTTTGTTTTTAATGCTTGATACTCCTTTTGCTTATAAGTTAAGAGAGCTGTTATCAAAATTTATGATAGTTATTTTTTTAATTGTAATATCTACTAATGTTTTTTCAAATACAATTACATTGGAAGCTTCAAATGTTATTTATAAAGATAATTTTATACACGCAAAAGAGAATGTGCGTATTTTTTGGGATGAGAATATTTTAACTTCTAGTGAAGCGACGATTTTAGTGGAAAATTCAAAGGCAAAAATTTTAGAGGCATATGGAAATGTGAAATTTAATAAAGAAGGAAAGGTTTATAATGCAAAGTACGTGAAATATTTTTTTTCTGAAAAAAAATCATATGCCGTACGTGTAAGAGGAGTTGAAAAATATAAATCTAAAAAAGGTAAAGTAGATTTGTATTTTGGTGCGGAAAACTTTGAGAAAAAAAAAGGTTATATTAATCTAAACGAAGCATATATTACAACATGTGAACTTGAAAAACCACATTATAGAGTAGAAGCGTTAGATGTTTATATTTATGAGGATAGATATCTAGTAGCTGAAAATTCCATGTTATTTTTGTTTGAATTTCCTTTTTTTCCATATCCTGTGTATTTTTCAAGTTTGAGTGAGGATTCCAAATCTCCATTTTCATTTTCATTTTCAATAGATAGCAAATTAAATTTTTCAACTCGTCAAGAGTATAGCTTATACGTGGATAACTATTTGTTAAGTACCACTTTTGAAACAGGGGAAGGTTCTAATTTGATATTTACAATTTTAGATGGTAAAGAAAAAATTTTTTATATTGATTACGGAAAAAAATATCTTTTGGTGGATTTAGGATATTTAGAATATAACACTAGATGGGATTTAAAGACAACAAATTTAAAGCTAACATTTTTCCCGTTTTACTATTCTGAAAGTTTAAACACATTATGGTTTAAAAGAATAGGAGTATCATTTAAGACTAAAAGTTACTTTTTTGACTTAAACTTAAATAGAAATGATAAGGAATTTTCAATAAATAACGTATTTAGTTTAAGTGGATTAAAGAAAGATTTAGATTTTACAGAGCTTTATATTAGCAATTTTAGATTTATAAGTTCAGTTAAAAAAATTAGCGAAGAGATCTTATTTGATGAAACGGGAAGTTATAATGTTTCTTTTAAAGATAAATTTTACACTACAAATTTCAGTGGAAATTTAAAGAATGAAAGTTATGTAAGTAAAATATTTCATAAGTTTAATTTACCTTTTGAATATAAGAGTGATTTTTTTGATGTTAATTTTGAATATAACTTTGGGTTAAGTTGTTACAATGCTTTAACTGATAAATATTACTTGAGATTGGGATTATATGATGCCTATAAATTATCAGGCAATCTAAAATTTGAGGTACTTGAACTCAAGCCTGAGTATGGATATAGAAAAAATTTCAGGGATGAGGCAACAAATACGGAATATAATAAATTCAGTATAAGGCTTTACGTAAAGAGCAAATTTCTCAATTTTTTATTAACACAAGGGTATGATTTTTTTTATAATAAGATGTTAAATGACAAAATTATGGTAAAGTTTTCTTGGAATAAATTTTTTTTACAGGCTGATACGGAATACGATTTCAAGTTAAAAAAACTGAACCCTTCTTCTGTGAAGATTTCGTATGTAGATTCATCTATCCCTTTAAATTATAGTGCTAATTTTAAATATTACCATATGGAACAAATACCAGTTAGGGAAATTACTCATTTGGTAACTTTTCAGAAATTAAAGGGTCGTGTACGTCAATCGATAGAGGAAAATTACATAAAAAATGCGTATTTTAAGGGAAGTTTTTTTGTAAATAAATGTGAGAATATTTTGGAATTAAATTATCTGAAAAAGAGCAAAGATTCAGACCCTTCTTATACATTGAATTATAAATTAAAGAGTGGTGATGATACATTTTTGTTGGGTTATAAAAGCAATTATAAGTATTTAGAAATAGGAGTTAATTTGAAATCTATTGATCCTGGATTAATATTAGATGCGGTGTATAACTTTGAAACTGAAAAATTTAAGGAACTAAAGATATCAATTCTAAAGAGGCTTCACCATTGGATGTTTGAATTTTCGTCAGAGTTCGAGTTTAACGATGATGGAATCTTTGATTTAGATGATGTGAATAAACTTTCAGTACTGTTTTATATAATAGAATTTGAAGATAAATTTTTTGGATGGGACTTTAAAGAAAATAAACCTAATATTGGCTTATTCTAA
- the rlmD gene encoding 23S rRNA (uracil(1939)-C(5))-methyltransferase RlmD, with translation MKEIVYIEKMAYGGNSIGKLPGGKIVFVEGAYPGELVEITILKDKNDYAIAKVDKILETIPERSTPKCPYFKECGGCDFLDLKYDKQLEIKKQVFLEQLLRISGLNIKNVEIERSNFEYNYRLKMEFSVTRNKKLGFKRKKSNRVVEIKKCLIAPKPMNQVLDVLPEILDAFNVSVYNGRNGVLKNIVLRYSPRGELMVVFVTKMENFKDAKKIANVLSKQVSLITSVVHVMNSNDKVVLRGPYRILKGEGVISYEFSWEKFQVPPTAFFQNNFYVTEKMIDYLTKNLDLNGNEVVLDLFSGLGTFSIRLALLSKFVVAVGSNHVSVKAGRANANINGLRNIKFIESDAYEFLKNSEKNFDVLVVDPPRSGLGKEMCNEILLRKPEKIAYVSCNPSTFSRDLKMLMELYEIKSIKLFDMFPQTYHIESIAILARK, from the coding sequence ATGAAAGAAATTGTTTATATTGAGAAAATGGCATATGGTGGTAATTCGATAGGGAAATTACCGGGTGGAAAAATAGTCTTTGTCGAAGGAGCATATCCTGGTGAACTTGTTGAAATCACAATTTTGAAGGATAAGAATGATTATGCGATAGCAAAAGTTGATAAAATTTTAGAAACTATTCCTGAAAGAAGTACGCCAAAATGTCCATATTTCAAAGAATGTGGAGGATGTGATTTTTTAGATTTAAAATACGATAAACAGTTAGAGATAAAAAAACAGGTTTTTTTGGAACAACTTTTAAGAATTTCGGGATTAAATATTAAAAATGTGGAAATTGAAAGGAGTAATTTTGAATATAACTATAGGTTGAAAATGGAATTTTCCGTGACTAGGAATAAAAAATTAGGGTTTAAAAGAAAAAAAAGTAATAGGGTTGTAGAAATAAAAAAGTGTTTAATTGCACCTAAGCCTATGAATCAAGTTTTGGATGTTCTTCCAGAAATTTTAGATGCTTTTAACGTTTCAGTGTATAATGGAAGAAATGGAGTTTTGAAAAATATAGTATTAAGATATTCTCCTAGGGGAGAGTTGATGGTGGTTTTTGTTACCAAGATGGAAAATTTTAAAGATGCAAAAAAAATTGCAAATGTTTTAAGCAAACAAGTGTCATTAATAACTTCGGTGGTTCATGTTATGAATAGTAATGATAAAGTAGTATTGAGAGGACCATATAGGATTTTAAAAGGTGAAGGTGTTATATCATATGAGTTTAGTTGGGAAAAATTTCAAGTACCTCCAACTGCATTTTTCCAAAACAACTTTTATGTAACGGAAAAAATGATAGACTATTTGACTAAGAATCTAGATTTGAATGGTAATGAAGTAGTTTTGGATTTGTTCAGTGGTCTTGGGACATTTTCCATTAGACTTGCGTTATTGTCCAAATTTGTAGTTGCTGTGGGATCAAATCACGTTTCAGTAAAAGCAGGACGTGCAAATGCAAACATTAACGGATTAAGGAATATTAAATTTATAGAATCTGATGCTTATGAGTTTTTAAAAAATTCAGAGAAAAATTTTGATGTGTTAGTAGTTGATCCACCTAGGTCTGGTTTGGGAAAGGAAATGTGTAATGAAATTTTGTTACGCAAACCGGAGAAGATAGCTTATGTGTCTTGTAATCCGTCGACTTTTTCAAGGGATTTAAAAATGTTGATGGAATTGTATGAGATAAAGAGTATAAAGTTATTTGATATGTTTCCTCAAACTTATCACATTGAATCAATAGCAATATTAGCTAGAAAATAA
- a CDS encoding IMP cyclohydrolase, translating into MNIKRALISVSNKSRIVDFAKKLEEFGVEIISTGGTAKLLEENGIRVKRVSKITGFPEILGGRVKTLHPKIFGAILAKFDNKEHLRDLSENDIVPIDMVVVNLYPFEKVAKETRNEETLIENIDIGGVSLLRAAAKNYRDVVVISDPEDYEKVIRSLEECGDVPLQKRRIFALKAFYRTMKYDAEIHSVLSELFASENF; encoded by the coding sequence ATGAATATAAAGAGAGCTTTAATTAGTGTTTCAAATAAGAGTAGAATTGTTGATTTTGCAAAAAAGTTGGAAGAATTTGGTGTTGAAATAATAAGTACAGGTGGTACGGCGAAACTTTTAGAAGAAAATGGAATAAGAGTAAAAAGAGTGTCTAAAATAACTGGTTTTCCGGAAATTTTGGGTGGAAGGGTAAAAACGCTGCATCCAAAAATATTTGGAGCAATTCTTGCAAAATTTGATAACAAAGAACATTTAAGAGATCTTTCTGAAAATGATATTGTGCCAATTGATATGGTTGTAGTAAATTTGTATCCATTTGAGAAAGTGGCAAAAGAAACAAGAAATGAGGAAACACTCATTGAGAATATAGATATTGGTGGAGTTTCTCTTTTAAGAGCTGCGGCAAAAAATTATAGGGATGTGGTTGTAATATCTGATCCGGAAGATTATGAAAAGGTTATAAGAAGTCTTGAAGAATGTGGGGATGTGCCTTTACAAAAAAGAAGGATTTTTGCGTTAAAGGCTTTTTACAGGACCATGAAATATGATGCAGAAATACATAGTGTTTTATCTGAGTTATTTGCTTCTGAGAATTTTTAG
- a CDS encoding EscU/YscU/HrcU family type III secretion system export apparatus switch protein — MVYTSREKLAVALKYNPKTDFVPFVVAKGKEEVAEKIMELAKKSGVPIVRSSKIVGELFKLNVLEEIPEKMYVVIAEIIAFIQSQKGSE, encoded by the coding sequence GTGGTATATACGTCTAGAGAAAAGTTAGCAGTTGCTTTGAAATACAATCCTAAAACAGATTTTGTTCCTTTTGTTGTTGCAAAAGGCAAAGAAGAAGTTGCGGAGAAAATTATGGAACTTGCCAAAAAAAGTGGAGTTCCAATCGTAAGATCTTCCAAAATTGTTGGTGAGCTTTTTAAGCTAAATGTTTTAGAAGAAATTCCTGAAAAGATGTATGTTGTCATAGCAGAAATTATAGCGTTTATTCAATCGCAAAAAGGAAGTGAATAA